The window ACATCGGCCTCCGGTTCGCGGTGGATGAGACTGTACTCATTTTGTACACTCACAGAACGAGCATGTCCCGGCTGCACTGCGTGCTCTGCCTCGCGAATCTGATCGACGGAGAAGTTCGAGCAGCCAACCTCGCGCACCTTGCCGGCGCGAACCAATTCGTCGAGGGCACCGAGGGTCTCGGCGATCGGAGTCGTCGAATCGGGAGAGTGGAGCTGAAAGAGATCGATGTAGTCGGTGCCGAGTCGCTGCAGGCTCGCGTCAGCAGCGCGTCGAACGTTCGCTGGTTGGCCCCGCCGATCGCGCGGCGCGCTCTTGTGGCCGAACTTCGTCGCGATGATGGCGTCGCGGCGTCTCACTCGTAATGCACGGCCGAGGTATTGCTCGCTGAGGCCATCGCCGTACAACTCCGCGGTATCGAAGAATGTGACGCCGGCGTCGAGCGCCGCGTGCACAACGCGGGCTGTGGCATCGGCGTCGAGACGGCGACCGAAGTTGTTGCCGCCAAGACCGACGATCGAGACTTCGAGCGATCCGATGTGTCTTCGTTGCATGCGAGTGAGCGCTTCGCGAGAGGGAGTGGTCAATTTGGCGAATTTCTCGTGTCGAGCGGCATGGTGCATTCCGCGGGTGTGGCGCAGGTCACGATGAGCGAGTGAATTTCACGGTCGCGGCCGCTCGGGTCGCGGCTCGAATCGGGGCGCGATATCTACGATCAGTACGCTTCTTGCTCAACCGAGCCTCCGCTGTGTACCGGCGTCGTTGAGGACGACCGGCCATTTCAACGGACCCTGGAGGAACCCCCATGCCCACGACACTCGGGCGTCAGTGCATCAGCGCGCTCGCGGCCGCGACGCTACTCGTTGCCTGCAAGCCGAAAAGTGCAACGACAGACACCA of the Gemmatimonadaceae bacterium genome contains:
- a CDS encoding aldo/keto reductase, with product MQRRHIGSLEVSIVGLGGNNFGRRLDADATARVVHAALDAGVTFFDTAELYGDGLSEQYLGRALRVRRRDAIIATKFGHKSAPRDRRGQPANVRRAADASLQRLGTDYIDLFQLHSPDSTTPIAETLGALDELVRAGKVREVGCSNFSVDQIREAEHAVQPGHARSVSVQNEYSLIHREPEADVLPECERRGLAFIPYFPLASGLLTGKYRKDRPVPKGTRLAEGNDTLSDENLSIVEELVHFAESRKHTLLELSFAWLLAHPMVSSVIAGATKPEQIRANAAAADWKLSAEERAAVDALAVYS